CTCGGTCTTATCTTGATAAACAGCTCAACAACCCGAAACGACGTAGTAACGGCAAAGAGCCAAAGAGGAACCCTCTCTTGCGAGAGGATTCCTGCCTTTGACTGTGGCCAATCCGAAGATTGGCCGTGCTATCGTATTACTTGATTTCAGCTTTAGCGCCGGCTTCTTCAAGTTTTTTCTTCGCAGCATCAGCATCCGCTTTGGAAACGGCTTCTTTAACTGTTTTTGGTGCACCGTCAACAACGTCTTTGGCTTCTTTCAAGCCCAGACCTGTCAATTCACGCACTGCTTTAATCACGCCAACTTTGTTTGCGCCGATTTCAGTCAGGATAACGTTGAATTCAGTTTGCTCTTCAACTGCAGCAGCAGGACCAGCAGCTGGGCCGGAAGACATTGCAGCAGCGGAAACACCAAATTTTTCTTCGAAAGCTTTAACCAGGTCGTTCAGGTCCATTACGGACATCGCGCCTACGGCTTCCAGGATATCGTCTTTGCTAATTGCCATTTGAAACTCCAATTAATTAATTACATTGATACGGTATTTGACGGAAAAAATCTTATTCAGCGGCAACGTCAGCTGCTGCAACTACTTCAGCAACTTCTGCAACGTCAGCAACTTCTGCTGCCGGTGCTGCTGGCGATTCAGATTCTTTCTTCGCGGAAAGAGCTGCCAATGCACGAGCGAA
The sequence above is drawn from the Undibacterium sp. CCC3.4 genome and encodes:
- the rplL gene encoding 50S ribosomal protein L7/L12 encodes the protein MAISKDDILEAVGAMSVMDLNDLVKAFEEKFGVSAAAMSSGPAAGPAAAVEEQTEFNVILTEIGANKVGVIKAVRELTGLGLKEAKDVVDGAPKTVKEAVSKADADAAKKKLEEAGAKAEIK